The DNA sequence CTGGTCCTCTGCGGCAAGCAGGCGATCGACAACGACATGAACGCCACCGGTCAAATGCTGGCGGCGCTCATGGGCTGGAGCCAGGCGACCTTCGCATCCGAGATCAGCATCGACGGCGACAAGGCCAAGGTCACGCGCGAAGTGGACGGCGGTTTGCAGACCATCGAAGTCTCGATGCCCACCGTCGTCACCGTGGACCTGCGCCTGAACGAGCCGCGCTATGCCTCGCTGCCCAACATCATGAAGGCCAAGAAAAAGCCGCTGGATGAAAAAACCCCCGCCGATTACGGCGTCGAGGTTTCCAACCGGCTTGAGATCGTCAAGACGGCAGAGCCCGAGGCGCGCGCCGCGGGTGAAATGGTGCCCGATGTGGACACGCTGGTGGCGAAACTCAAAGAAAAGGGAGTTGTGTAATGGCTGTTCTTCTTCTCGCGGAAGTCACCGACGGCGAACTGTCGATGGATGCCACCGCCAAGGCCGTGACCGCGGCCAAGTCGCTGGGTGACGTGACCGTGCTCTGCGCTGGCGGGTCTGCCGCCGCCGCGGGCGAAGCCGCCGCCAAAATCGACGGTGTCGCCAAGGTTCTGGTGGCCGAGGACGCGACACTGGGCCACCGGCTGGCGGAATCCACCGCTGCGCTGATCGTAAGCCTTGCGGATGACTACGAGCACATCGTCGCCCCCGCCACCACCGACGCCAAGAACGTCATGCCCCGTGTTGCGGCGCTGCTGGACGTGATGATCATCTCCGACGCCTCGGGCGTGGTCGACGGCGACACTTTCGAGCGTCCGATCTATGCGGGCAACGCGATCCAGACCGTCAAATCCTCCGACGCGAAAAAGGTCGTCACCTTCCGTACCTCTACTTTCGACGCGGCGGGCGACGGCGGCTCCGCCTCGGTCGAGACGGTGAACGCAGCGGACGATCCCGGCCTGTCGAGCTGGGTCGAGGACAAAGTCGCCGAAAGCGACCGCCCCGACCTGACCTCGGCTGGCGTGGTTGTCTCCGGCGGCCGTGGCGTTGGCTCCGAAGAGGACTTTGCCCTGATCGAGAAACTGGCGGACAAGCTCGGCGCCGCCGTCGGCGCGTCACGCGCGGCGGTCGACAGCGGTTATGCCCCGAACGACTGGCAGGTCGGCCAGACCGGCAAGGTCGTGGCACCGGATCTCTACGTGGCCGTCGGCATCTCCGGCGCGATCCAGCACCTTGCGGGCATGAAGGATTCCAAGGTCATCGTCGCCATCAACAAGGACGAGGAAGCGCCGATCTTCCAGGTGGCGGACTATGGCCTGGTCGCGGACCTCTTCGAGGCCGTGCCCGAGCTGATGGAGAAACTCTGATCTGAGCCGGTCCGCCGGACCGTTTCGGAAACATGTTCAAGGCCCGCCCCTTTGGCGGGCCTTGTCCGTTTCAGGTGCCTGGCCCGTCAGGCGCCGCGGAATGCCCCGGCCAGCACTTTGGCGCATTCCGCATGGGCCATCGGCCCCAGCATCCGGCGCGCGGCCAACTCCTCCATCGGGGCGAAAACCATTCCTTCCGTTCCGCTGGCCAACGCCTCGGGCGACACCACCGCCTCGACCAGGTTTGCGGCACGGTCCGCCACCTCAGCCAGCATCCCCGCGGTCACAAAGAACGGGCCGAAGCCCGCCTCCCCCACAGTGGCGAGATCGACAGGCGACGGACGGCGATCCGAAAACCAGAGCAACGTACACTTCCTGCCAATCTGCCCCAGCAGCAATTTCATTCGTGCCACCCATGCCCGCTGCAACTCGCGGCGGACAACCGCGAACCGCTCTGCAGACACTTTCTCCAGACGGCTCAGTAAATGGCCGGTGAAATGAAAATCTGCGAAATCCACCTCCGGATAGATGGACTGCAACAATGGCGAGGGGGCCACGAACCGGTCGTTGCGGCGCGGATGGACGGTATAGAACCGGTTCGACATGTTCTGCACCCCCATGACCTGCAGAACGACCGCATCTGCCCGCTGAGCCGCACCGACCACAAAAGGATCATGCACGAAGGTGTCGATCCCGGCATTGGGCTGACCGAAATTCACGCAAGGCCGTTCCAGCACCTGCTCGACCAAGGCGGGGAACGGCGTTTCGATGAACCTGCCGTAGGTTCGCGTCCCGCCCAGAAAGGCGATGTAGGGGTCCGTCAGATCGCGCGCCGGCCCCCGGAACATCAGTTTCGACCGCGCATATCGGCACGGAAAGTAATCAAGGGCCCCCGGCCCCAGCATATCATAGGTCATCCAACCCACCTCATCTAACTCACCCGCAGACAAGATGACCCGCACCGGCTTGCGATTCCGTAAATGGCAGAATTTGCCGAGCCTTTTAGGCACCGGCGGCCCTTGCGGCACCCTGCCCGCAGGCCTTAATGTGACCTGAACTCAGAAAAAGGGACGGGTCATGGGCATCCAGACAATCGGTATCGTAGGCGCAGGACAGATGGGCAATGGCATCGCCCACGTGATGGCGCTTGCCGGTTACGACGTCAAACTCACGGATGTTTCGGAAGATGCCCTGCGCAAGGCGATTGAGGTCATTGACGGAAACCTCGAACGCCAGGTCAAGCGCGAGAAAGTCACCGCCGAAGACAAGGCCGCGGCCATGGGTCGCATCCAGACGACGACCACCTTGTCCGACCTCGGGGCGAGCGATCTGATCATCGAAGCCGCGACCGAGCGCGAGACGGTGAAACAGGCCATCTTCGAAGACCTGATCCCCCATCTGAAACCAGAGACGATCCTGACATCGAACACCTCTTCGATCTCGATCACCCGGCTGGCAAGCCGGACGGACCGGCCGGAGAAATTCATGGGGTTCCACTTCATGAATCCGGTCCCGGTGATGCAGCTGGTGGAATTGATCCGCGGAATTGCCACGGATGAGGAGACCTTCAAGGCCTGCGCCGAAGTGGTTGAGAAGCTGAACAAGACCGCCGCCTCAGCCGAGGATTTTCCGGCCTTCATCGTCAACCGCATCCTGATGCCGATGATCAACGAGGCGGTCTATACGCTGTACGAAGGCGTGGGGTCGGTGAAATCCATCGACAGTTCCATGAAGCTGGGCGCGAACCATCCGATGGGGCCGCTGGAACTGGCCGATTTCATCGGGCTGGACACCTGCCTTGCGATCATGAACGTCCTGCACGACGGGCTGGCGGACACCAAGTACCGCCCCTGCCCGCTGCTGACCAAGTATGTCGAGGCCGGCTGGCTGGGACGCAAGACCCAGCGCGGCTTCTATGACTACCGCGGCGACGAGCCCATACCGACCCGCTGACGCCCCGTCAGCGGCGCTGTCAGTCCTTCAGGGCAAGGGTCTGCGCCCGGAGCCAGGTCATGAAACCGCGCGGGTCATCGGCAAAGCGGTCGATTTCGGCCTGGTCGATCGGATGGCCCACTACGGGCGCCTGCGGCTTGTTGCAGGCATGAACGATCTCATGCAACAGCAGCCCCTGGCGCAGTATCGGGCTAAGCTGATTGGCGATCTGGTAGGCACGGCTGTTCTGCCCGGGAAACTTCATCGGCACCACCGTGGCACCCGAGCGGCGGATCATCTTGGCGGTGAACACGTTCCATTCCGCCTCGACGGCGGGACCCCACCATGTCTCTGACGCGGCCACCACGCCCGAGGGGAACAGCGCGACAACACCCCCGTCCCTCAGGTGCGCCATCGCTTTTGCCCGCATCTCAACCCCTTTGCGCTGCGCATCCGGGTCGTGCGGAAACGGCACCGGGATCATGAAGCTGCCCGCCACCTCGTCGATGGAGGTCAGCAGCGACCTTGTCAGGATGCGATAATCCGACCGGACACGCCCGATCAGGTCGGCAAAGATCATCCCGTCGACCATCCCATGCGGATGGTTCGCCACAACCACCACCGGACCCTCACGCGGAATACGGTCCAGTTGTTCCTGTGGTGTGGTCAGGTCGATGCCCATCGTATCGAGCGCCGCGCGCCAGAACGCCTGACCCGACGGCGCGCCACGTTTCTCGAACTGGCGGATCATGCGCAGGATTGACAGCTTGCCCGTAAAAAGCTCCATCACGCTGATGACGCGCGCCTTCCAGGGATCATCGAACGTGGAGGCATACGACAGGCTGCGACGGTCATATTTGTTGAACGAAACCGTCTCGCCTTGGGCGGTGTTCACCCTTGCATTCCCGTTCGTCAAAGATTGGGTCTCATCCGCCAAGCAACATTACCTCTGTCATAGGGGCATCGGCGGAGTCAGTATCCTTCCCCGAACTTATCCGCAACCAGTGCCGTCAGCGCCTCGGCCAGTGCATCTGCATCGGGGCCCGAGGTCTGGATGTCAATAGTGCTACCACGGGAGGCCGCCAACATCAAAAGACCCATGATGCTGTCACCCGAGGCCGACATGCCGCCCTTGCTGACCTCGGCGCGCGCGTCAAAGGCTTCTACCACCTCCACGAGCTTTGCCGAGGCACGGGCATGCAGCCCCTTTTCATTCACGATCTTGACGGAAATTTCTGTCATCTGACTGGTCGGGCTTTCTAATGCGTGCTCACATTCTGGCTGTCGATGTATTTCTTACCAGCTTCGAGCGCCGCGCGCACGGCATCAGGTACATCCATTTGGCGGGATTTGGCCAGTTTGATCAGCATGGGAAGATTGGCCCCGTATAGGATCCGCCGGTTGGCCTGTTTGCAGGCCAGAAGCGACAGATTCGAAGGTGAGCCGCCGAAAAGGTCCGTCACCACCACCACGCCCGCACCCTGATCAACCTCGTCCGCCGCCACACAGATCTCTTTCTGCTTGGCCTCGCGGTCGTGATCGGCGTGGATCGCGATGGCGCGGACCCCATTTTGCGACCCCACGACATGTTCGATGGCCGACAGATACTCCTGTGCCAATCCTCCATGCGCTACGATCACGATACCAATCAAGTGGGGGCCTCTGCTATCCGTTGGCGGTCCAGTTCGCGATGCCTAATTGACACCGGCCACCCGGCCTCTGCAAGACGCAAAGCATGATCTTCGGCCATGGTCACGGAACGGTGTTGCCCGCCGGTACAGCCGAAGGCGATGGAAATATGCGACTTACCTTCCTCCCGGTAGGCTGGCAACAGATACACGCTGAGGTCCAGTACCTTTTGCGCAAAATCCGCGAAACGAGTGTCTTGTTTCACATAGTCGGCAACTGCCGCGTCGGTTCCGTTCAACGCCTTCAGCGGCTTCTCGTAATGCGGATTGCGCAGGAAACGACAGTCGTAGACAATATCGACCCCCCTTGGCACCCCGCGCTTGTAGGAGAAAGACTGCACCGATACGGCAAGGTGGTGCTGACCGCCGGGCACGAACCATTTTTCGATGTCTTCGCGCAGGCGGTGAATACTGTAGGACGTCGTGTCGATCAGGATGTCCGCGCGGTTGCGGATCGGCGCCAGCAGGTCACGTTCGCGCCGGATTCCTTCCTCCGGCTGGTCCACAGGGGCAAGCGGATGGCGGCGGCGGGTCTCGGAAAACCGTTGCAGCAGCACATCCGTCGAACAGTCGAGATACAGCAGTTCCGAAATCACGTCGGGTGCCGCCGCAAGCTGACGCAGCAGGTCCATCATCGCATCGAGCGAAAAGTCCCGGTTGCGCGGGTCGATCCCCAGCGCCATCGGGCTTTCCCGGGCAGGCGCGGCCAGCAAGGCGGGCATCAATCGCAGGGGCAGGTTGTCAATCGCCTCGAACCCCGCATCCTCCAGCACATTGAGGGCGGTCGATCGCCCCGCACCGGCCTGCCCCGTGACCAGCACGATATGCGGTCGCGTGCTGCGCGGATCGGTCGGCCCGGCTGATTCACTTTGGCTCATGGCGCCGAATTTATGCTGCAACGCAGATAAAGCAAGATGGCGGGTGCAAACTGTGGTCCCTCAACCCGGTGCAGGCAGGGCAGTTCACGCCCGTGAACAAAGGCGGTCCGCTGCGGCGGCAGCCGCTCTTCCTCGGTGTGTGACATGTCGACAACCAGCGCCAGCGGGGTCGGTCCCGCAGAAGGCAGCCGCAGGATGCCGACACCCCGCGCCTCGATCAGGCCCGAAATGGTTTCAGGAGCCTGCGCAATCACATTGTCGCCCTCCCGCACAACCCGCGTTCTGTCGTCCGCGACCAGGTCCGCGCCCAGGGCAATCAATTGCAGCGCCAGAGCGGATTTGCCCGACCCGGAAGGTCCGATAATCAGAACACCCCGATCGCCCACACGGACGGTGCTGCCATGCAGGATGTCGGCGCCTTGGGTCAGGTCGGCAAACCGACAACGAAACGCGCACCCAGCGGATCGGAGGTGATGTCGGCTTCTGTCGGGCGGATATTTTCGGCCCAGATCACGCCGCCATGTGCCTCTACAATCTGTTTGGAAATCGCGAGGCCAAGGCCCGAGTTGTTTCCGAAATGCTCTTCGGGCCGCTGCGAATAGAAGCGGGTAAAGATCTTGGAGAGCGCCTGTTCGGGGATGCCGGGTCCTGTATCCTCGACCACAACCAGCACACGGTTCTCGCGCTTGCGCGCCCAGACCCGGATGGCATCGCCGTCCTCGCAGAAGGAAATCGCATTGGTGATCAGGTTGACAAATACCTGTGCCAGCCGGGCCTCCAGCCCATGCACAAGGATCGGATCGGGCGGCAGATCGGTGATAAAGTCGATGCCTTTCGCCTTCGCTTCCTCGCCCAGATACTGGTTGAGGTTGCCGATCATGTTGAGCAGGTTGAACTGCTCTTCCTCTTCCTTGACCAGTTCCGAATCCAGCCGCGAGGCGTTTGAAATGTCGCTGACCAGCCGATCCAGCCGCCGCACGTCATGGTCGATCACGTCCAGCAGCTTTTCGCGCTGATCCTCACGCTTGACCATCCGCAGCGTGCCCACCGCCGACCGCAGAGAGGCGAGAGGATTCTTGATCTCGTGCGCCACGTCCGCCGCGAATTGTTCGTTGCCGTCGATCCGATTGTACAGTGCCGACACCATGCCGCGCAGCGCACCCGACAGGCGGCCGATCTCGTCCGGGCGGGCCGTCAGATCGGGGATGCGGATGCGGCCCGGGTTCATCTTGCGCGCATTCTTGTCGCGGCCCAGCTCCGCCGCCGCCGACAGATCCGCAAGGGGATTGGCGATGGTCGATGCCAGCACAAGGCTCAGCCCGATGGACACGACAGTTGCGATCACGAACATTTGCAGCACGCGCTCACGCTCGCCGCGCACCAGACGATCGATTTCGCCGGCGGCCGACGCGATGGCCACGAACCCAACAGCCTGGCCGTTCTGCAGGATCGGCGTCATCACCGTGAACAATGTACCGCCGTCCGCGTCGAGTTCTTTTTCGATCCGGGTACCGCTTTCGGCCACGGCGGGGATCATGACCTTCAAACGGTCTTCTATGGGAACGTCTGCTTCTTCGGCCCCGCCAAAGGGCGCCGACAGCTTGGCCCACAACCAGCTCAGGGCGTCGGTCAGAACGGTGCGGTCGTCGATCCCCTCTGCGCCGACCACGGGAATCATCGCGCCCTCAACCTGAGAAACGAGAGTTTCGGCGGCGTCATAGACATAGACGTCAACACCGCTGCGCAGATCAAGCGCCGCCAGTGTCCCGGCGACATCCACACCGTCGCCAGTGGCCATGTTCACCGGCGCGTTGGCGGGCAGCTGCGCCTCGAAAACGTCCGCGATCAGTTCGCTCTCTGAAACGAGGGCGGAGGCACGCTGCACGGCGAGGCTGTCGCGCGAGGAATTGAGATAGAGGATGCCCGCCACCAGCACGTTCAGCGCAATCAGGTTGAACGTGATGATCTTGCGGGTCAGCGGGGATGAGCGCAACGAGAACAGGCTGCGCCGCTCCCGGCGCGACCGCATTTCGTCGGGCGACTCATTGTCCGGCGCGATCCAGTCGTCGCCCAGAACAATGTCGCCGTCGCGCGAAGATGTGCTCGTGTCCCGCACAAAATTCCTTTCGGCAATCGCCAAGGGCCCGCTCTATTCTTCGTTATACCTGTAGCCGATACCGTAGAGCGTCTCAATCGCAGAGAATTCCGAGTCGGCTGAGCGCATCTTCTTGCGCAGGCGCTTGATGTGGCTGTCGATGGTCCGGTCATCCACATAGACCTGATCATCATAGGCCACGTCCATCAGCTGATCCCGCGACTTCACGAAACCGGGGCGTTGCGCCAGTGCCTGAAGCAGCAGGAACTCTGTCACCGTCAGCGACACTTCCTTGCCCTTCCAGCTGACCGCGTGGCGCAGCGGGTCCATGCGCAGATCGCCGCGTTCCATCACCTTGGTCTCTTCGGTATCGCCGACTTCGCCGGTTTCCACCGCGTCCTGACGACGCAAGAGTGCGCGGATGCGTTCAACCAGCAGACGCTGCGAGAACGGCTTTTTCACGTAGTCGTCAGCCCCCATCCGCAGACCCAGAACTTCGTCGATCTCGTCATCCTTCGAGGTCAGAAAGATAATCGGCATTGCGGTCTTCTGGCGCAGACGCTGCAACAGGTCCATTCCATCCATACGCGGCATCTTGATGTCGAGCACCGCCATGTCCGGCAGCTTTTTGTTGAAGGCGTCCAGCGCCGCCTGTCCATCATTGTAGGTTTCCACTTCGAAACCTTCGGCCTCCAGAGTCATCGAGACGGACGTCAGGATATTCCTGTCGTCGTCAACCAATGCAATTTTAGACATTGCCTGCTTCCTTGTGCTGCTCAATAATCGTTTTTGATTTTTGACCATAAGACCCCGATTGTGGCGGGCGAATCAATCTCAAACTACGAATCACCGCGTTTCCTCACATAATTCGGCCATAATTTGGTTAGGGATGACTAAATTGCCGCACTTCACCACGCCTTCAGGCATCTACCCTTGGGTGGTCCGCGGGAAAGGCAAGGCCGGTATCTGCTCGCATTTCGGCAAAGTTTGCGATGGTGGCGCTAACGTCGTCAAACCTGCCTGTTCATATCAGAAGACCTCGTGCTAAGAGGCGCTGCATGACCCCAGATGGTCGTGGGCAGACCGCCTGACCAACGTTGATTTGCGCACTCCCAGCGCGCCTGCAGGAGAAATTACATGACATTTGGACGGGTAAACCCGCAGTTCCGCCTCGAAGATCAGCAGATCACCGGGCTGGGCAATGTCTATTACAACCTGATGGAACCGGCCCTGGTCGAGACCGCACTCAAGCGCGGCGAAGGCACGCTGGGCCAAGGCGGGTCCTTTCTTGTGACCACGGGCAAGTTTACCGGTCGGTCGCCCAAGGACAAGCACGTTGTCAAAACCGACAGCGTCGCCGACACGATCTGGTGGGAAAACAACGCCGCCATGTCTCCTGAAGGTTTCGACGCGCTTTATGACGACATGATCGCGCACATGCAGGGCAAAGACTACTTCGTTCAGGATCTCGTTGGCGGTGCCGACCCGCGTCATGCAATCAATGTTCGCATGATCACGGAACTGGCATGGCACGGTCTGTTCATCCGCACCATGCTGCGCCGCCCCGATCGCACCGACCTCGACGATTTCATCGCCGATTTCACAGTCATCAACTGCCCGACCTTCCTGGCCGACCCGAAGAAACACGACTGCCGGTCGGAAACCGTCATCGCAATGAACTTTGACCGCAAGATGATTTTGATCGGCGGCACCGAATACGCGGGCGAAAACAAGAAGTCGGTGTTCACTCTGCTGAATTACCTGCTGCCGGAAAAGAACATCATGCCGATGCATTGTTCCGCCAACCACGCCACCGGAAACCCGGTGGACACGGCGGTTTTCTTTGGCCTGTCGGGCACCGGCAAAACGACCCTGTCCGCCGATCCGCAGCGCACGTTGATCGGGGACGACGAACACGGCTGGTCTGATAACGGCACCTTCAACTTCGAAGGGGGCTGCTATGCCAAGACCATCAACCTGTCGCCCGAGGCCGAGCCGGAGATCTATGCCACAACGACCAAGTTCGGCACCGTGATCGAAAACATGGTGTACGATGAAGACACCAAGGAACTGGATTTCGAGGACGACAGCCTGACCGCAAACATGCGCTGCGCCTATCCGCTGCATTATATCTCCAACGCGAGCAAGAAAGCGGTTGGCGGGCATCCCAAGAACATCATCATGCTGACCTGCGATGCCTTTGGCGTCCTGCCCCCGATCGCGCGGCTGACCCCGGCACAGGCGATGTACCACTTCCTGTCCGGCTTCACGTCCAAGGTCGCGGGCACCGAGCGCGGCGTGACCGAGCCTGAGCCGACCTTTTCCACCTGCTTCGGCGCGCCCTTCATGCCGCGTCGGCCTGAAGTCTATGGCAACCTGCTGCGCGAAAAGATCGCGCAGCACGGCGCGACTTGCTGGCTGGTCAATACCGGCTGGACCGGCGGCGCCTACGGCACCGGCAGCCGGATGCCGATCATGGCCACCCGCAATTTGCTGACCGCAGCACTTGAAGGATCGCTGGCTGACGTGAAATATCGCAAGGACCCGAACTTCGGCTTCGAAGTTCCCGTGGCCGTCGACGGTGTTCCGGACATCCTTCTGGACCCGCGCCGCACATGGGACAATCCCGAAAGCTACGACCGCCAGGCGGCCAAGCTTGTCGCCATGTTCTCCGAGAATTTCGGCCAGTACATGCCGCATATCGATGACGACGTTAAGGCTGCCGCTCTGGGCTGACGACCATAACGCCTCAGACCGAAATAAGAACGCCCCCGCATTCTCTGCGGGGGCGTTTTTCATTTGGGGCGGGACACATCACATCCTGCCCCAAGGCAACAAGAACGGCCTTCGTCAGGCCACCAGTTCTTCCACCGGAATATCCAGCATGAACTTGGCATCCTCCCGGCTGAGATAAACCATGAAAGCCTCAAGCAGCTGTTCGCGCCCGTGGATGGCCCACTTCAGCGCCCCCGGCTCGGTGTGCATATATCCCACACGCTCGGAAAACCCCTTGAAGGCGACGGCGCGCAGCATGAAACCAAAGATCCAATCTGGGTCCCAGCGGTTGACCGCCTCCAGCAGGCCGGCGCGTGTCAGTACGCTGGACAGCCCCGTACCGCGGTAAAGCCCGTCGTCGGGCGCCATCCAGACCTCGCCGTGGTAAACGGCTTCGCCCCTGATCCGATGCGCGCCGGGAGAGGCGCGGTACCGCGACCGGCCCAGATCGACGCCCGGAATTGGCGGTGGGAAATTCTGATAATTGCGCATCAAGTAGGAACTCAGCGCGATGTCGTTCAGGCCGATGGTCTTGAACGCCTGAGTGTGAATCAGCTCGCCAAACTGGTTGCGACCGATCAGCCAAAAGCCATTCTCGGCGTTCAAATCATGGAGCTCTGGATTGAACGGATCTCCCAGCTTTTGCGCGGGACGCTCTTGTTCGATCACCGTCCGGTAGATGTCGAAGTCGCTGCCCACCGAGATCTCGATCTTGTGCGCATCGAGAATACTACCGCTGGTCGCAATGAAGGGCGCAGCATTGCTTGGAAATTGTATAGTCATGTCTTCCGGTCTCCTTGGCCACCTGAGTGCAGAATACGCCAAAAAGTAGAAAAACACCCGCGAATTTAGTCGAATTTGTCAAAATTGTGGCCACGGCACGTTCAAGTCATGGTTTCCTCCTCAAATCTTGCCTCATTTTTGCCGAAATCTGGAGCCTTCAGCTCGGCCAGACCGGCCAGTTTTTCGGGCTCAAGATCCCGGATCGAAACCGTCCGGCTTGGGACAACCAAGGTCAGGACAGCGGGCGATCCGTCGGGAAAAAATCCAGCCATCATAAGGCGTTGGTAGGCCATCGGCTGCCACCCCGACCCATCGGGAAGGGGCATTCGCGTGAACACATGGTCAAGCCTGGCCAATTGGGTTGCTTGCACGTCAAAGAAGGCCTGGTTCAGCATGTGCCCAAATTCTTCGCCTGCAGGTAGCGTCGCGATAGGCCGACCGATGCTCGACCGTGCATAATCCAGGCCAAACCACTCCACATAGGCCGAACGCTCACCGAACTCCACGCAGATCCACTCGGCCCCTGATTCGCGGTAAACGAGAAGATACGGCCGAACATGGGCGAGATTTGGACTTTCGATCTGGCCCGACGACAGGGCCCAGGCGCGAAATGACTCCCGCAGCAACAGCGAGGTTTCCTCCCAGATCAGACCGATTGGTTTTTGCTCTTGATAGAAATCCCACTCTCCGACGTGGGCTTTGAGGAACTGGAGATTGCCATGCGCCAAAGACGCGCCCCGTAACCAGGTCTTGCCGCGGGCAAGAATATCTTTCGCCCCTGCAAGGCTGGCTGCGCCTTTTTCTGTCAGTTTGTAGCGGCGTTCATCCACGGTAAAGAGCGGGCCGCCCAACTCGGCTTCCAGCGTTGCAATATGCCGACGTAAAGTCTGCCGGGTCGAACCCAGCTCTTTCACGGCATGGCTCAGGTTGAGTGTTCGGGCCAGGGTTTCAAATGACCGCACCATCTCGAACAGCAGCGCGGGCGGCGGTGCTTCGACCTCGCTCTCAGACTGTTCAATGGTGCTCATTGGGACATTCATGAACCGAAATCGTAAACTAATCACCCATTAACGCAACATTTATCACCCACTGAAAGTAAAAATTTAAACGGAAAATGATAGAAACTACTCAATTGAACGGAATCTGGATTCTCGCGATTAAAGTGTATGTTCAACCAGAGGTTCCAAATTATGACCCATCCCGTAGATATTCATGTCGGAAAAAAATTGAAACAGATCCGCACTTTGCGCCGCCTGTCCCAAACAGACGTGGCCCGCCAACTCAACCTGTCCTTTCAACAAATTCAGAAATATGAAATCGGATCGAACCGAGTTGCCGCCAGCCGCCTTTTCGAATTGGCACAGATTCTTGATGTTCCCCCCTCGTACTTCTTCGACGGGCTTCACGACAATTCCAATGCGGCGCCCCAGGGCGACCCCGGCATGGAAATTGTCTCCGCTCTTGCCGCCATCAAGGATGACGCGGTCAAGACCCGGATCGTCACCTTTATCGAAGACATCGCCGGCGTCACAGTCGC is a window from the Sulfitobacter sp. THAF37 genome containing:
- a CDS encoding electron transfer flavoprotein subunit alpha/FixB family protein; this translates as MAVLLLAEVTDGELSMDATAKAVTAAKSLGDVTVLCAGGSAAAAGEAAAKIDGVAKVLVAEDATLGHRLAESTAALIVSLADDYEHIVAPATTDAKNVMPRVAALLDVMIISDASGVVDGDTFERPIYAGNAIQTVKSSDAKKVVTFRTSTFDAAGDGGSASVETVNAADDPGLSSWVEDKVAESDRPDLTSAGVVVSGGRGVGSEEDFALIEKLADKLGAAVGASRAAVDSGYAPNDWQVGQTGKVVAPDLYVAVGISGAIQHLAGMKDSKVIVAINKDEEAPIFQVADYGLVADLFEAVPELMEKL
- a CDS encoding electron transfer flavoprotein subunit beta/FixA family protein, giving the protein MKVLVPVKRVIDYNVKVRVKSDGSGVDLANVKMSMNPFDEISVEQAIRLKEAGQADEVVAVSIGVKQAQETLRTALAMGADRAILVVAAEDVHNDIEPLTVAKILKGVVDEEQPGLVLCGKQAIDNDMNATGQMLAALMGWSQATFASEISIDGDKAKVTREVDGGLQTIEVSMPTVVTVDLRLNEPRYASLPNIMKAKKKPLDEKTPADYGVEVSNRLEIVKTAEPEARAAGEMVPDVDTLVAKLKEKGVV
- a CDS encoding 3-hydroxybutyryl-CoA dehydrogenase; amino-acid sequence: MGIQTIGIVGAGQMGNGIAHVMALAGYDVKLTDVSEDALRKAIEVIDGNLERQVKREKVTAEDKAAAMGRIQTTTTLSDLGASDLIIEAATERETVKQAIFEDLIPHLKPETILTSNTSSISITRLASRTDRPEKFMGFHFMNPVPVMQLVELIRGIATDEETFKACAEVVEKLNKTAASAEDFPAFIVNRILMPMINEAVYTLYEGVGSVKSIDSSMKLGANHPMGPLELADFIGLDTCLAIMNVLHDGLADTKYRPCPLLTKYVEAGWLGRKTQRGFYDYRGDEPIPTR
- a CDS encoding HPr kinase/phosphorylase, giving the protein MGDRGVLIIGPSGSGKSALALQLIALGADLVADDRTRVVREGDNVIAQAPETISGLIEARGVGILRLPSAGPTPLALVVDMSHTEEERLPPQRTAFVHGRELPCLHRVEGPQFAPAILLYLRCSINSAP
- the rapZ gene encoding RNase adapter RapZ, producing the protein MSQSESAGPTDPRSTRPHIVLVTGQAGAGRSTALNVLEDAGFEAIDNLPLRLMPALLAAPARESPMALGIDPRNRDFSLDAMMDLLRQLAAAPDVISELLYLDCSTDVLLQRFSETRRRHPLAPVDQPEEGIRRERDLLAPIRNRADILIDTTSYSIHRLREDIEKWFVPGGQHHLAVSVQSFSYKRGVPRGVDIVYDCRFLRNPHYEKPLKALNGTDAAVADYVKQDTRFADFAQKVLDLSVYLLPAYREEGKSHISIAFGCTGGQHRSVTMAEDHALRLAEAGWPVSIRHRELDRQRIAEAPT
- a CDS encoding HPr family phosphocarrier protein; translation: MTEISVKIVNEKGLHARASAKLVEVVEAFDARAEVSKGGMSASGDSIMGLLMLAASRGSTIDIQTSGPDADALAEALTALVADKFGEGY
- a CDS encoding PTS sugar transporter subunit IIA, whose protein sequence is MIGIVIVAHGGLAQEYLSAIEHVVGSQNGVRAIAIHADHDREAKQKEICVAADEVDQGAGVVVVTDLFGGSPSNLSLLACKQANRRILYGANLPMLIKLAKSRQMDVPDAVRAALEAGKKYIDSQNVSTH
- a CDS encoding DUF6473 family protein, with protein sequence MTYDMLGPGALDYFPCRYARSKLMFRGPARDLTDPYIAFLGGTRTYGRFIETPFPALVEQVLERPCVNFGQPNAGIDTFVHDPFVVGAAQRADAVVLQVMGVQNMSNRFYTVHPRRNDRFVAPSPLLQSIYPEVDFADFHFTGHLLSRLEKVSAERFAVVRRELQRAWVARMKLLLGQIGRKCTLLWFSDRRPSPVDLATVGEAGFGPFFVTAGMLAEVADRAANLVEAVVSPEALASGTEGMVFAPMEELAARRMLGPMAHAECAKVLAGAFRGA
- a CDS encoding lysophospholipid acyltransferase family protein; translation: MNTAQGETVSFNKYDRRSLSYASTFDDPWKARVISVMELFTGKLSILRMIRQFEKRGAPSGQAFWRAALDTMGIDLTTPQEQLDRIPREGPVVVVANHPHGMVDGMIFADLIGRVRSDYRILTRSLLTSIDEVAGSFMIPVPFPHDPDAQRKGVEMRAKAMAHLRDGGVVALFPSGVVAASETWWGPAVEAEWNVFTAKMIRRSGATVVPMKFPGQNSRAYQIANQLSPILRQGLLLHEIVHACNKPQAPVVGHPIDQAEIDRFADDPRGFMTWLRAQTLALKD